In the Rubripirellula tenax genome, one interval contains:
- a CDS encoding 30S ribosomal protein S1, whose translation MVNRNLIRNLDDDDITNELAILAPEEEAEEWLLEYLQQDQQDYAQGEIVDGKIVEINDEWVLIDVGFKSEGTVNVNEWGPEEDAPKVGDTVKVLIEEMEDELGAADDPYGMISLSKNKAEKIIEWEKIIGEISEGQVVTGTVIRKIKGGLLVDIGVNVFLPGSQVDIRRPGDIGDFIGRVIQAEVLKIDDTRRNIVISRRSLIERQREEDRAYLMKELEVGQIRKGIVKNIADFGAFVDLGGIDGLLHITDMAWERIGHPTEMVSIDQEIEVKVLHIDREKQKIALGLKQKDRNPWENIETKYPVGADFNGEVVNVMSYGAFVKLEPGIEGLVHISEMSWTKRVNHPSELVNIGDAIEVRILGVDPEGQQLSLGMKQTQKNPWDEVISRYPEGQDVTGKVRNLTNYGAFIELEEGIDGLLHVSDMSWTRKIGHPSEMLEKGQEIACRVLSVDEQRRRIALGLKQLDNDPWDGDIPDNYQPGQLVKGTVTKITNFGVFIGLEDGLEGLLHISELAEHKVEDPEEVVKVGDPIEVKVLRVDTDERKIGLSLKRVEWGEEQEKAAAEAEAAGMPTPMEAGDLKGGLGSGEGPLIPTSE comes from the coding sequence ATGGTCAACCGCAACCTCATTCGAAACCTCGACGACGACGATATCACCAACGAATTGGCGATCCTCGCACCGGAAGAAGAAGCCGAGGAATGGCTGCTGGAGTATCTCCAGCAAGACCAGCAGGATTACGCCCAAGGTGAAATCGTTGACGGCAAGATCGTCGAGATCAACGACGAATGGGTGCTGATTGACGTCGGATTCAAGAGTGAAGGCACCGTCAACGTCAACGAATGGGGTCCCGAAGAGGACGCGCCCAAGGTTGGCGATACGGTCAAAGTCCTGATCGAAGAGATGGAGGACGAACTTGGTGCCGCCGACGACCCCTACGGCATGATCTCGCTCAGCAAAAATAAAGCTGAGAAGATCATCGAGTGGGAAAAAATCATCGGCGAGATCAGCGAAGGCCAAGTCGTCACCGGCACGGTCATCCGCAAGATCAAGGGCGGATTGCTTGTCGATATTGGCGTGAACGTCTTCCTGCCCGGTTCACAAGTCGACATTCGACGCCCCGGCGACATCGGCGATTTCATCGGTCGCGTCATCCAGGCCGAAGTGCTGAAGATCGACGACACCCGCCGAAACATCGTCATCAGCCGCCGATCGCTGATCGAACGTCAACGCGAAGAAGATCGCGCGTACTTGATGAAAGAGCTGGAAGTCGGCCAGATCCGCAAGGGGATCGTCAAGAACATCGCCGACTTCGGTGCGTTCGTCGACCTGGGCGGCATCGACGGATTGCTGCACATCACCGATATGGCTTGGGAACGCATCGGTCACCCGACCGAAATGGTTTCGATCGACCAAGAAATCGAAGTCAAGGTCCTGCACATCGACCGCGAAAAGCAAAAGATTGCTTTGGGTCTGAAGCAAAAGGACCGCAACCCCTGGGAAAACATCGAAACGAAGTACCCTGTCGGTGCCGACTTCAACGGCGAAGTCGTCAACGTCATGTCCTACGGTGCGTTCGTCAAGTTGGAACCGGGCATCGAAGGTCTGGTCCACATTTCGGAAATGTCGTGGACCAAACGGGTCAATCACCCCAGCGAACTGGTCAACATCGGCGACGCGATCGAAGTCCGAATCCTGGGCGTCGATCCCGAAGGCCAACAGTTGTCGCTGGGTATGAAGCAAACCCAGAAGAACCCTTGGGACGAGGTCATCTCGCGTTATCCCGAAGGCCAGGACGTCACCGGCAAGGTGCGAAACCTCACCAATTACGGTGCTTTCATCGAATTGGAAGAAGGCATCGACGGCTTGCTGCACGTTTCGGACATGTCCTGGACTCGCAAGATCGGTCATCCAAGCGAAATGCTGGAAAAGGGCCAAGAGATCGCTTGCCGCGTGCTCAGCGTCGACGAACAACGTCGCCGAATTGCACTGGGTCTAAAACAACTCGATAACGACCCCTGGGATGGCGACATTCCAGACAACTACCAACCCGGCCAATTGGTCAAGGGAACCGTCACGAAGATCACCAACTTCGGTGTCTTCATCGGTTTGGAAGATGGCCTGGAAGGCTTGCTGCACATCAGCGAACTTGCCGAACACAAGGTCGAAGACCCCGAAGAAGTCGTCAAAGTCGGCGACCCGATCGAGGTTAAAGTCCTTCGCGTCGACACCGACGAACGCAAGATCGGCCTTTCGCTCAAACGAGTCGAATGGGGCGAAGAGCAAGAGAAGGCGGCCGCCGAAGCCGAAGCCGCCGGTATGCCGACGCCAATGGAAGCAGGCGACTTGAAGGGTGGTCTGGGCAGCGGCGAAGGCCCACTGATCCCGACCAGCGAATAG
- the rpiB gene encoding ribose 5-phosphate isomerase B codes for MAATFPLRIALGGDHAGFPLKEVVAARLGSQVTQMTDCGTHDTSSCDYPDFAIAVAREIVQGRADRGIVICGSGVGVSVAANKIPGIRAAICHDTYSAHQGVEHDDMNVLCIGGRIIGSELAFAIIDSFLAAKYEPQERHQRRLDQVLEIERLGLGIFQA; via the coding sequence ATGGCTGCCACTTTTCCGCTCCGCATCGCCCTGGGTGGCGACCACGCTGGCTTTCCATTGAAAGAAGTCGTTGCCGCGAGACTGGGTAGCCAGGTCACGCAGATGACGGATTGTGGCACGCACGACACGTCCAGCTGCGATTACCCCGATTTCGCGATCGCGGTGGCTCGCGAGATCGTCCAGGGCCGAGCCGACCGAGGAATCGTCATTTGCGGCTCGGGCGTCGGCGTCAGCGTTGCGGCGAACAAAATCCCCGGCATCCGCGCGGCGATCTGCCACGACACCTATTCGGCACACCAGGGTGTCGAGCACGATGACATGAATGTCCTGTGCATTGGCGGACGTATCATCGGCAGCGAATTGGCATTCGCGATCATCGACAGCTTCCTGGCCGCAAAATACGAGCCCCAGGAACGACACCAACGGCGACTCGACCAAGTGCTTGAGATCGAGCGATTGGGCCTGGGGATCTTCCAAGCCTGA
- a CDS encoding MBL fold metallo-hydrolase, with translation MLTHKPIFPGVIELNFQAGEVLGCNVYLVYNADEWLLIDIGYEETVEDFVEIIRQLDFPLSRCKTLVATHADVDHIQGLAKAKSLLKTTVTAHPNAVVPLQTGDTLITLAEITAQNLKLEMPPVEIEHQVNDGDIIKVGSLELEVWHTPGHTDSQLAFRTGDVLLSGDNIYRDGCIGAIDAHHGSDIKAFVQSLERIRDSDVKWLAPSHGPIFRNDRDFMNRTIDRVRGYLKMADFGTLAEGWPLMDEWEDEVADGKLPEGLDPSNP, from the coding sequence ATGCTGACTCACAAGCCGATTTTTCCTGGTGTCATCGAACTCAATTTCCAAGCCGGGGAAGTCTTGGGATGCAATGTTTACCTGGTCTACAACGCCGACGAGTGGTTGCTGATCGACATCGGATACGAAGAAACGGTCGAGGACTTTGTCGAGATCATTCGCCAGCTCGATTTCCCGCTTTCGCGATGCAAGACGCTGGTCGCAACGCACGCCGACGTGGATCACATCCAGGGACTCGCCAAGGCGAAATCGTTGTTGAAAACGACTGTGACGGCGCACCCCAACGCGGTCGTGCCGCTGCAAACCGGCGACACGCTGATCACGCTGGCCGAGATCACGGCCCAGAATTTGAAACTCGAGATGCCGCCGGTTGAGATTGAACATCAGGTCAACGATGGTGACATCATCAAGGTCGGGTCGCTGGAGCTTGAGGTCTGGCATACCCCCGGTCACACGGACAGCCAATTGGCGTTTCGGACCGGCGACGTGCTGCTTAGCGGCGACAATATCTATCGCGATGGTTGCATCGGAGCGATCGACGCTCACCACGGCAGCGATATCAAGGCGTTTGTTCAGTCGCTCGAACGCATTCGCGATAGTGACGTGAAGTGGTTGGCCCCCAGCCACGGTCCGATTTTCCGCAACGATCGGGACTTCATGAACCGCACGATCGATCGAGTACGCGGCTACTTGAAGATGGCCGATTTCGGCACGCTCGCCGAAGGATGGCCGCTGATGGACGAATGGGAAGACGAAGTCGCCGACGGGAAGCTGCCCGAAGGTCTGGATCCCTCCAATCCCTGA
- a CDS encoding NAD-dependent epimerase/dehydratase family protein, with product MNRTLIVGHGYLGKRVGRQAVAAGHTVYATSRDPSTVGPAWGGEVTPIRLDWTDRRMCARLPEVDRVLVAVSYDRTSRISRYDSQVGGLTNLLSVLPPNVDVCYISTTGVYHQTDGVWVDERSPTRPSREGGRVHLQAESMLHRMRPQSPWSILRLSGIYGPGRVPRAGDVAAGRPISIPGFSSHGGGHLNLIHVDDAATAVMAVWGRSDGSLRRRMYVVSDDKPTPRVDFYRRIAREIDAPDPVFIDPPADASTRMRSDGDKRVWNRRMKSELVNRLKYPTFREGLAQVMGGAVLG from the coding sequence ATGAATCGTACATTGATCGTCGGACACGGGTACTTGGGTAAACGAGTCGGGCGGCAAGCCGTGGCGGCGGGGCACACCGTCTATGCCACATCCCGCGATCCCAGCACCGTCGGCCCGGCCTGGGGAGGCGAGGTCACTCCGATTCGGCTGGATTGGACCGATCGACGAATGTGTGCCCGATTGCCAGAAGTGGATCGGGTGCTGGTCGCGGTCAGCTACGATCGAACCAGCCGAATTTCGCGGTACGACAGCCAGGTCGGGGGCCTGACGAATCTGTTGTCCGTTTTGCCACCCAACGTCGACGTCTGCTACATCAGCACGACCGGCGTCTATCACCAAACCGACGGCGTGTGGGTCGACGAGAGATCGCCGACCCGGCCCAGCCGCGAAGGCGGCCGCGTCCACTTGCAGGCCGAATCGATGCTCCACCGGATGCGTCCCCAGTCGCCTTGGTCGATCTTGCGTCTATCAGGAATTTACGGACCCGGGCGGGTACCCCGGGCCGGGGACGTGGCGGCCGGTCGGCCGATTTCGATCCCGGGCTTTTCCAGCCACGGGGGTGGGCATCTGAATTTGATCCACGTCGACGATGCGGCCACCGCAGTCATGGCGGTGTGGGGACGCAGCGACGGTTCTTTGCGGCGGCGGATGTACGTGGTTAGCGATGATAAACCGACGCCCCGCGTGGACTTCTATCGACGAATCGCTCGTGAAATCGACGCTCCCGACCCCGTCTTTATCGACCCGCCCGCCGACGCATCGACGCGGATGCGAAGCGACGGTGACAAACGGGTGTGGAATCGGCGGATGAAGTCCGAACTGGTGAACCGGTTGAAATACCCCACGTTCCGCGAGGGCTTGGCCCAAGTGATGGGTGGAGCAGTGCTTGGCTGA
- a CDS encoding S1C family serine protease, giving the protein MKSATDSRSATGKRPYGRAFVLSHTIHFARRVTGRGLAVAMLTTSLTFTAIPTMAQPPAILDSYPPGYIPPTYVPQTSIPSNVGSTSPAAPPITSEPEVLRVSTDGTLVSVPGVLQDLLRYGGVPSSVSQLRLMESQQARVAQVAATCTVSVQIGPAQGCGVIITESGFILTAAHVAMRPGKIALVTLSDGRTVRAKTLGMDRSVDAGLMKIESNQNGGRPWPHASLGTSDDLVAGMWCIATGHPGGYDADRGPVTRVGRILRVREGAIETDCALIGGDSGGPLFDISGRLVAVHSRIGNDVAENLHVPVDYYGKSWDRMRDGDAWGFLPGFQPRLGVVGKPKTSQAIVETVRTGSPAEDAGIKEGDIIEQFGEVVIRDFESLQAAVADTMPGERVSVWLSRAGSRMRLNVEVGRSE; this is encoded by the coding sequence TTGAAGTCCGCTACGGATTCACGATCAGCCACCGGTAAGCGGCCCTACGGGCGAGCTTTTGTGTTGTCGCACACGATTCACTTCGCCCGGCGTGTTACCGGTCGTGGACTTGCCGTCGCAATGTTGACGACATCTCTGACGTTTACGGCCATTCCCACCATGGCCCAACCGCCAGCGATTCTCGATTCCTACCCACCGGGCTACATCCCGCCGACCTACGTTCCACAAACGAGCATTCCGTCGAACGTTGGCTCAACGTCGCCAGCGGCCCCACCGATAACGTCCGAGCCCGAAGTTCTTCGTGTCAGTACCGATGGCACCTTGGTCTCTGTTCCAGGTGTGCTCCAGGACCTTTTGCGTTACGGCGGTGTCCCGTCATCGGTCAGCCAACTGCGGCTGATGGAATCGCAACAAGCTCGCGTTGCTCAAGTCGCAGCAACTTGCACAGTCAGCGTCCAAATCGGACCTGCCCAGGGCTGTGGAGTCATCATTACCGAAAGCGGATTCATTCTCACAGCCGCTCACGTCGCGATGCGGCCGGGCAAGATTGCGTTGGTGACTTTGTCGGATGGACGAACCGTGCGCGCGAAGACTCTTGGCATGGACCGCAGCGTCGATGCGGGGCTGATGAAAATCGAATCCAACCAGAACGGCGGCCGTCCTTGGCCCCACGCATCGTTGGGTACCAGTGACGACTTGGTCGCAGGCATGTGGTGCATCGCGACGGGGCACCCCGGTGGCTACGACGCCGACCGTGGCCCGGTCACTCGCGTGGGTCGAATCCTGAGAGTTCGCGAGGGTGCAATCGAAACCGATTGTGCGCTGATCGGCGGCGACAGCGGTGGTCCGTTGTTCGACATCTCGGGGCGTCTGGTTGCTGTCCACAGTCGTATCGGAAATGACGTCGCCGAAAATTTGCACGTCCCTGTCGATTACTATGGCAAATCTTGGGATCGAATGCGGGATGGCGACGCGTGGGGGTTTCTGCCCGGCTTCCAACCCCGATTGGGCGTCGTTGGAAAACCCAAAACGTCTCAGGCGATTGTCGAAACGGTACGAACGGGTTCTCCAGCCGAAGACGCGGGGATCAAAGAAGGCGACATCATCGAACAGTTCGGCGAGGTCGTGATTCGGGACTTCGAGTCGCTGCAAGCGGCCGTTGCCGATACGATGCCCGGCGAACGAGTTTCGGTTTGGCTTAGCCGTGCCGGTTCGCGAATGCGTTTGAATGTGGAAGTCGGTCGATCGGAATAA
- a CDS encoding trypsin-like peptidase domain-containing protein, whose translation MKLESMNMAGCLAMGLFLSLGIHASSFARADERRDNSEMNALIRPISDSVQYSVAQVISGGRPVALATVVSSDGYLLTKRSELSGDPIRIRLHDGRLYPARVAAVRRRNDLALLRIDADVSLTPLQLSDQTPPVASFLISAGRTGRPVGIGVLGVQARKIEHHGRLGVMLVDNVDGRAVVDEVFPNSGADSAGVVRGDLIVAINGHQEVNKSSVIETLRGMFPGEDVRLTILRPGTSQALETLEMDARIRDFHLMKESENDSRVNGPRNDRLSGFDRVIQHDTVLDPDECGGPVLDTSGRVVGINIARAGRVVSYALPSSLVMAELVSMLQEARGAE comes from the coding sequence ATGAAACTCGAATCAATGAACATGGCCGGCTGTCTAGCGATGGGTCTCTTCCTGTCACTCGGTATCCACGCATCCTCGTTCGCTCGTGCGGATGAACGTCGCGACAATTCCGAAATGAATGCCCTGATTCGGCCGATCTCTGACTCGGTGCAGTATTCTGTTGCCCAAGTGATCAGCGGTGGTCGCCCGGTCGCGCTGGCAACGGTTGTTTCCTCGGATGGTTACTTGTTGACCAAGCGAAGCGAACTGAGCGGCGATCCGATTCGAATTCGATTGCATGACGGGCGACTTTATCCCGCTCGAGTCGCGGCCGTTCGCCGCCGAAACGATTTGGCACTGCTGCGTATCGATGCCGACGTTTCGCTAACGCCCCTTCAGTTGAGCGACCAGACTCCGCCGGTCGCAAGTTTTCTAATCAGTGCAGGCCGTACCGGTCGCCCCGTCGGAATCGGCGTGTTGGGTGTGCAGGCGCGAAAGATTGAACATCACGGGCGACTAGGCGTCATGTTGGTCGACAACGTCGACGGCCGCGCGGTCGTCGATGAAGTGTTCCCCAATTCGGGCGCCGACAGTGCCGGTGTTGTGCGTGGTGACTTGATCGTCGCGATCAACGGCCATCAAGAAGTCAATAAGAGCAGCGTGATCGAAACGCTTCGAGGAATGTTTCCGGGTGAAGATGTTCGGCTGACGATCCTGCGTCCGGGAACCTCGCAAGCATTGGAAACACTCGAAATGGATGCACGAATCCGCGACTTTCATCTGATGAAGGAATCCGAAAACGATTCACGAGTCAACGGACCACGCAACGACCGGCTAAGCGGTTTCGATCGCGTGATCCAGCACGACACCGTGCTTGATCCCGATGAATGCGGCGGTCCCGTGCTGGACACATCCGGTCGTGTCGTGGGTATCAACATCGCCCGAGCCGGACGTGTGGTCAGCTACGCGTTGCCGTCGTCCTTGGTGATGGCCGAACTGGTCAGCATGCTTCAAGAGGCGCGCGGCGCCGAGTAA
- a CDS encoding GNAT family N-acetyltransferase gives MGDALTDDSLSDPRCQEARTTDAEKIAEIYNHYVRVGGATFDLATWTAIQVRELLQIKPPEVWVICSSDDDMLGWASARQFSTRHGFRMSLESAIYMAPEAMGRGIADLLQQDVERRCRAANIHHLMARIISTNQRSIAFHRRHGYELVGIQKEVGHMDDRWIDLAIMQKILTPAS, from the coding sequence ATGGGCGACGCGCTAACCGACGACTCTTTGTCCGATCCGAGGTGCCAAGAAGCTCGAACGACTGACGCCGAAAAGATCGCAGAGATTTATAATCACTACGTCCGTGTCGGCGGAGCAACGTTTGATCTAGCGACTTGGACCGCAATCCAAGTTCGCGAACTCTTGCAAATCAAACCACCCGAGGTTTGGGTGATTTGTTCCAGCGATGATGACATGCTGGGCTGGGCGTCGGCACGACAATTTAGTACCCGACACGGGTTTCGCATGAGTCTTGAGTCGGCGATCTACATGGCGCCCGAAGCGATGGGCCGAGGCATAGCCGACTTGCTGCAGCAGGACGTCGAACGACGGTGTCGAGCCGCCAATATCCATCACTTGATGGCACGCATCATTTCAACGAACCAGCGAAGCATCGCGTTTCATCGGCGACACGGCTACGAATTGGTTGGCATTCAAAAAGAGGTCGGCCACATGGATGACCGATGGATCGACTTGGCGATCATGCAAAAGATATTGACGCCTGCGTCGTAG
- a CDS encoding alpha/beta hydrolase, whose protein sequence is MGRYIQSFRRSLLDRMVLRPSRGFVDHGSQEPVMLGAEGSNIECFVHRHPCTGESADVLAIKFPGTAGRAERSSSWPSGMLDDVSCETWTWNPPGYGQSAGRASLTGMAHAGQRFASEVLRRSGDSPKTIWLIGNSLGCNTALFVATKLSDVEIPIGLILRNPPPLVPVVKRIAKRYPGSRFVDAIAESVCDEMNAMMTAPHVRYPAVFLQSGSDDLVPPEMQNEVIEDYAGDHQLVEMEGLDHGGIASDRHDKQIRSGIQWLWQRTGVEAREWATR, encoded by the coding sequence ATGGGTCGATACATCCAATCGTTCCGCCGATCGTTGTTGGACCGAATGGTGCTTCGGCCTTCGCGTGGATTCGTGGATCACGGTTCGCAAGAACCTGTGATGCTAGGCGCTGAGGGATCCAACATCGAATGCTTTGTCCATCGACATCCTTGCACGGGTGAATCGGCCGACGTATTGGCAATCAAATTCCCGGGAACTGCCGGTCGCGCCGAACGTTCGTCTTCGTGGCCGTCGGGAATGCTTGATGACGTCTCGTGTGAGACTTGGACTTGGAATCCGCCCGGCTATGGTCAAAGTGCTGGCCGGGCATCGCTGACGGGCATGGCACATGCGGGCCAGCGGTTTGCCAGCGAAGTTTTGCGGCGATCCGGTGACTCGCCGAAAACGATCTGGTTGATCGGCAACTCGCTGGGGTGCAACACGGCGTTATTCGTTGCCACCAAACTCTCGGATGTCGAGATTCCGATCGGGCTGATCCTGCGCAATCCGCCACCGTTGGTCCCGGTGGTCAAGCGGATCGCGAAGCGGTATCCGGGAAGTCGTTTCGTTGACGCGATCGCGGAAAGTGTTTGCGACGAAATGAACGCGATGATGACAGCGCCGCACGTTCGATACCCGGCCGTGTTTTTGCAATCGGGCAGCGACGATTTGGTCCCTCCCGAGATGCAAAACGAAGTGATTGAAGACTACGCAGGTGACCATCAGTTGGTCGAAATGGAAGGTTTGGATCACGGCGGGATCGCATCGGACCGGCACGACAAACAGATCCGATCGGGGATCCAGTGGCTGTGGCAACGGACCGGCGTGGAGGCTCGTGAATGGGCGACGCGCTAA
- the metG gene encoding methionine--tRNA ligase gives MTRKLLVTSALPYANGPIHIGHLVEYIQTDIWVRFQKLRGNRCLYICADDTHGTAIMIRARAEGRSEEDLIAAMSEAHQRDFAGFGIEFDHYGSTNSEANRDVCHQFWKSLRDAGLITERSIEQLFDPEAGTFLADRFVRGTCPVAGCGLTDQAGDNCNNGHTYSPTELIDPKSTLSGATPVMKEATHLFVELEKLHGFLADWVESSGALQSEVANYLKGHFLADELRDWDISRPAPYFGFEIPDAPGNFWYVWFDAPIGYIASTSQWCQANGESLADWWQSDDCEVHHFIGKDITYFHTLFWPGMLKTAGFSLPTKVHIHGFLNVDGKKMSKRDGTLVSAESYLKHAHPSYLRYFYATKLSPRVEDLDLGIEEFADKVNSDLVGKVINLASRVGKFAGQTGLAETYPDDGGLFQSAADAGEEIAAAYEACDYSRATRKIMELADAANPFVEHAKPWEMKKDPAREDELRNVCTVALNLFRQLAIYLAPVLPELAAQCGDLLGDPITHWDQSKTPLLGTKVAKFQRMLDRLNPEDLQKMIDESKEITEADDVVDVADPYNDSDQPLKDEPLADEITIDDFVKVDLRVARVVAAEHVPEANKLLKLTLSLGGTERRQVFAGIKAAYEPEALVGRLVVMVANLQPRKMRFGLSEGMVTASGPGGAEVFVLGVDDGAKPGQRVH, from the coding sequence ATGACTCGAAAACTTCTCGTCACCAGTGCCCTGCCCTACGCCAACGGCCCGATCCACATCGGGCACTTGGTGGAATACATCCAAACCGACATTTGGGTGCGATTTCAGAAACTCAGAGGCAACCGCTGTCTTTACATTTGTGCCGACGACACCCACGGCACCGCGATCATGATCCGCGCTCGCGCGGAAGGCCGCAGCGAAGAAGACTTGATCGCCGCGATGAGCGAAGCCCACCAGCGGGACTTTGCCGGATTCGGCATCGAGTTCGATCATTACGGCAGCACCAATAGCGAAGCGAACCGCGACGTTTGTCATCAGTTTTGGAAGTCGCTTCGTGACGCGGGACTGATCACCGAACGTTCCATCGAACAGCTTTTCGACCCCGAAGCGGGAACGTTCCTGGCCGATCGCTTTGTTCGCGGCACGTGTCCCGTTGCCGGTTGCGGCTTGACCGACCAGGCGGGCGACAACTGTAACAACGGCCACACGTATTCACCGACCGAGTTGATCGATCCGAAGAGTACGCTCAGCGGTGCGACGCCGGTGATGAAAGAAGCGACGCACTTGTTTGTCGAACTGGAAAAGCTGCACGGATTCTTGGCCGACTGGGTTGAATCCAGTGGCGCGTTGCAGAGCGAAGTCGCCAACTACTTGAAGGGCCACTTTCTGGCCGACGAGCTTCGCGATTGGGACATCAGTCGTCCGGCGCCGTATTTCGGTTTTGAAATCCCCGACGCGCCGGGCAATTTTTGGTACGTCTGGTTCGACGCGCCGATCGGTTATATCGCCAGCACGTCCCAGTGGTGCCAAGCCAACGGTGAATCGCTTGCCGATTGGTGGCAGAGTGATGACTGTGAAGTCCATCACTTCATCGGCAAGGACATCACGTACTTTCACACTTTGTTCTGGCCAGGCATGTTGAAGACGGCCGGATTCAGCTTGCCCACCAAAGTTCACATTCACGGTTTTCTGAACGTCGACGGCAAGAAGATGTCCAAACGCGACGGAACGTTGGTATCGGCCGAGAGTTATTTAAAACACGCGCATCCGTCGTACCTAAGATATTTTTACGCCACCAAGTTGTCGCCGCGTGTCGAGGATTTGGACCTGGGCATCGAGGAGTTCGCGGACAAGGTGAACAGCGATCTGGTCGGCAAGGTCATCAACTTGGCAAGCCGAGTGGGTAAGTTTGCCGGTCAAACGGGCTTGGCCGAAACGTATCCCGACGACGGAGGATTGTTCCAATCGGCGGCCGACGCGGGCGAAGAAATCGCGGCGGCCTACGAAGCGTGCGACTACAGCCGGGCGACGCGAAAGATCATGGAACTGGCCGACGCCGCCAACCCGTTCGTCGAACACGCCAAGCCATGGGAAATGAAAAAGGACCCGGCTCGCGAGGACGAGCTGCGAAACGTTTGCACGGTCGCACTGAACCTTTTCCGCCAACTGGCGATTTACCTGGCGCCCGTTCTTCCCGAATTGGCCGCCCAGTGTGGCGATTTGCTGGGCGACCCGATCACCCACTGGGACCAAAGCAAGACGCCGCTGCTGGGGACGAAGGTCGCCAAGTTTCAACGCATGTTAGATAGACTCAATCCCGAGGATTTGCAGAAGATGATTGACGAGAGCAAAGAAATCACCGAAGCCGATGACGTCGTCGACGTGGCGGACCCATACAACGACAGCGATCAACCGCTCAAGGACGAACCACTGGCCGACGAAATCACGATCGATGATTTCGTGAAAGTCGATTTGCGAGTCGCGCGGGTGGTTGCTGCGGAACATGTGCCGGAAGCCAACAAGTTGTTGAAACTGACACTCAGCCTCGGCGGCACCGAACGTCGTCAGGTTTTCGCAGGCATCAAAGCCGCTTACGAACCGGAAGCCTTGGTCGGGCGTTTGGTCGTCATGGTCGCCAACTTGCAACCGCGTAAGATGCGGTTCGGGTTGAGCGAAGGCATGGTCACCGCATCGGGACCGGGCGGCGCCGAGGTGTTCGTGTTGGGTGTCGACGACGGCGCCAAACCAGGGCAACGCGTTCATTGA